A genomic region of Enterococcus sp. 12C11_DIV0727 contains the following coding sequences:
- a CDS encoding dihydrolipoyllysine-residue acetyltransferase, which translates to MAYQFKLPDIGEGIAEGEIVKWFVKAGDTINEDDTLLEVQNDKSVEEIPSPVTGTVKAIVVPEGTVANVGDVLIEIDAPGHPENDAAPAAPAQEQTPAQPAATPEAPAADNGGGVFQFKLPDIGEGIAEGEIVKWFVKSGDTINEDDTLLEVQNDKSVEEIPSPVTGTVKNIVVPEGTVANVGDVLIEIDAPGHNSAPSAAAPAASAPAQTEQAAPAPAASTGVVAAADPNKRVLAMPSVRQFAREKDVDITQVAPTGKGGRVTKADIEAFISGGGQAAAPAQAEQTAATPAATETAAPKAPAKPFVSDLGEAETREKMTPTRKAIAKAMVNSKHTAPHVTLHDEVEVSKLWDHRKKFKDVAAANGTKLTFLPYVVKALTATVQKFPILNASIDDAAQEIVYKNYYNIGIATDTDHGLYVPNVKNANTKSMFAIADEINEKAALAIDGKLTAADMRDGSITISNIGSVGGGWFTPVINYPEVAILGVGTIATQPVVNADGEIVVGRVMKLSMSFDHRIVDGATAQKAMNNIKRLLADPELLLMEG; encoded by the coding sequence ATGGCTTATCAATTTAAATTACCAGATATTGGTGAAGGTATTGCAGAAGGCGAAATCGTAAAATGGTTCGTTAAAGCAGGAGATACCATCAATGAAGATGATACATTATTAGAAGTTCAAAACGATAAATCTGTAGAAGAGATTCCATCTCCAGTTACAGGAACAGTTAAAGCAATCGTAGTACCAGAAGGCACAGTTGCAAATGTTGGAGATGTATTGATCGAAATTGATGCACCTGGACATCCTGAAAATGACGCTGCACCAGCAGCTCCAGCTCAAGAACAAACACCTGCGCAACCAGCAGCGACTCCAGAAGCGCCAGCAGCTGACAACGGCGGCGGTGTATTCCAATTTAAATTGCCAGATATCGGTGAAGGTATTGCAGAAGGCGAAATCGTAAAATGGTTCGTTAAATCAGGCGATACAATCAACGAAGATGATACATTATTGGAAGTTCAAAACGATAAATCTGTTGAAGAAATTCCTTCACCAGTTACAGGAACTGTTAAAAACATTGTTGTTCCAGAAGGTACAGTAGCAAATGTTGGAGATGTATTGATTGAAATCGATGCACCTGGACATAATTCTGCACCAAGTGCAGCAGCACCAGCAGCAAGTGCACCTGCCCAAACAGAACAAGCAGCACCAGCACCAGCAGCCTCAACAGGTGTTGTAGCAGCGGCTGATCCAAACAAACGTGTGTTAGCTATGCCATCAGTACGTCAATTTGCTCGTGAAAAAGATGTAGATATCACACAAGTTGCACCAACTGGAAAAGGTGGACGTGTCACAAAAGCGGACATCGAAGCGTTTATCTCAGGTGGTGGACAAGCAGCAGCACCAGCACAAGCTGAACAAACTGCGGCAACTCCAGCAGCAACTGAAACAGCAGCACCAAAAGCACCAGCTAAACCATTTGTTTCTGACTTAGGTGAAGCTGAAACACGCGAAAAAATGACACCAACTCGTAAAGCAATTGCTAAAGCGATGGTTAACAGTAAACATACTGCACCGCACGTTACACTGCATGACGAAGTTGAAGTATCTAAATTATGGGATCACCGTAAGAAATTTAAAGATGTTGCAGCAGCTAACGGTACGAAATTAACATTCTTACCATATGTTGTGAAAGCATTGACTGCAACGGTTCAAAAATTCCCAATCTTGAATGCATCAATTGATGATGCAGCACAAGAAATCGTTTATAAAAACTACTATAACATTGGTATTGCAACAGACACTGATCATGGTTTATATGTACCAAATGTTAAAAATGCGAACACTAAGAGCATGTTTGCAATCGCTGATGAAATCAACGAAAAAGCAGCTCTTGCAATCGATGGTAAACTAACTGCTGCGGATATGCGTGACGGTTCTATCACAATCAGTAATATCGGTTCAGTTGGCGGCGGCTGGTTCACACCAGTTATCAACTACCCTGAAGTAGCCATTTTAGGTGTAGGTACAATTGCAACTCAACCAGTTGTAAATGCAGACGGGGAAATCGTTGTTGGACGTGTCATGAAACTTTCAATGAGTTTTGACCACCGTATCGTTGATGGCGCAACTGCTCAAAAAGCAATGAACAACATCAAGCGTTTATTAGCTGATCCAGAATTATTATTAATGGAAGGATGA
- the lpdA gene encoding dihydrolipoyl dehydrogenase produces MVVGDFAIELDTVVIGSGPGGYVAAIRAAEMGQKVAIIEREFIGGVCLNVGCIPSKALIAAGHHYQESLDSTMFGVTAKDVELDFTKTQEWKDNKVVNTLTSGVGFLLKKHKIEIIEGEAFFVDENTLRVIHPDSAQTYSFNNAIVATGSRPIEIPGFKFGGRVLDSTGGLNLKEVPKKFVIIGGGVIGAELGGAYANLGSEVTILEGSPSILPTYEKDMVKLVTDDFKKKNVTVVTKAMAKEAIDNGDSVTVKYEVDGKEESVTADYVMVTVGRRPNTDDLGLEQAGVEVGERGLVKVDKQGRTNVSNIFAIGDIVPGAALAHKASYEAKIAAEAISGKKVEVDYKAMPAVAFTDPELASVGMTIAEAKEAGLEATAYKFPFAGNGRAISLGKTEGFVRLVTTNEDNVIIGAQIGGVGASDMISELSLAVESGMNAEDIALTIHPHPSLGEITMDASELALGLPIHI; encoded by the coding sequence ATGGTAGTAGGAGATTTCGCCATTGAATTAGATACAGTCGTAATTGGTTCAGGCCCTGGAGGATATGTTGCAGCGATTCGTGCTGCTGAAATGGGTCAAAAAGTTGCGATCATTGAACGTGAGTTTATCGGCGGTGTATGTTTAAACGTTGGATGTATTCCTTCTAAAGCATTGATCGCAGCGGGACATCACTATCAAGAATCACTAGATTCAACTATGTTTGGTGTAACAGCTAAAGACGTTGAGTTAGATTTTACAAAGACACAAGAATGGAAAGACAACAAAGTTGTTAATACTTTGACAAGCGGTGTTGGTTTCCTTCTTAAAAAACATAAAATCGAAATTATTGAAGGAGAAGCTTTCTTCGTTGATGAAAACACATTACGTGTGATCCATCCAGATTCAGCGCAAACTTACTCATTCAATAATGCAATCGTGGCAACAGGTTCTCGCCCAATCGAAATCCCAGGATTTAAATTTGGCGGACGTGTCTTAGATTCTACTGGTGGTTTGAACTTGAAAGAAGTACCTAAGAAATTTGTGATCATCGGTGGCGGTGTTATCGGTGCAGAATTAGGTGGCGCATATGCGAACCTTGGTTCTGAAGTAACGATTTTAGAAGGTAGTCCTTCAATTTTACCAACATACGAAAAAGATATGGTTAAACTAGTTACAGATGATTTCAAGAAGAAAAATGTAACAGTTGTAACGAAAGCAATGGCTAAAGAAGCCATCGACAATGGTGACAGCGTAACAGTTAAATATGAAGTAGACGGTAAAGAAGAATCAGTCACTGCTGACTACGTAATGGTAACTGTTGGACGTCGTCCAAACACGGATGATCTTGGTTTAGAACAAGCGGGTGTTGAAGTTGGCGAACGTGGTTTAGTTAAAGTGGACAAACAAGGTAGAACAAATGTATCAAATATCTTTGCTATCGGTGATATCGTACCAGGCGCGGCGCTTGCGCATAAAGCAAGCTACGAAGCGAAAATTGCTGCTGAAGCAATTTCTGGTAAAAAAGTAGAAGTGGACTACAAAGCAATGCCTGCTGTAGCCTTCACTGATCCTGAACTAGCAAGTGTTGGTATGACAATCGCTGAAGCCAAAGAAGCGGGCTTAGAAGCAACAGCTTATAAATTCCCATTCGCTGGTAACGGCCGTGCTATTTCTTTAGGTAAAACTGAAGGATTCGTACGTTTGGTAACAACAAACGAAGACAATGTGATTATCGGAGCACAAATCGGCGGAGTTGGCGCAAGTGATATGATTTCTGAATTATCATTAGCGGTTGAATCTGGTATGAATGCTGAAGATATCGCATTAACGATCCATCCACACCCATCTTTAGGGGAAATTACTATGGATGCTTCTGAATTGGCTTTAGGTTTGCCAATTCATATTTAA
- a CDS encoding glycosyltransferase family 39 protein, which produces MKKTLFSLLNYVFLLSILYTLYGALRSSLLDISTINDKIWILLLFLVFIICIALYSENTRLYTLKKISMCLDFFKKNIALITRLLFFLTLILQVILLYYIHVPIGWDVDGIHASVSELIKNSPDSIASIYLSKNPNNSLFFFLMYFISQIGNFFHHSLGYSWMYWQLVNTIFMDIGFIFIFLAAKNLFNKQIAYLSFYLAFIPLALSPWILVIYTDTIMLPVIGFIFWLYSLAQKNNNLALIVILGTSIAIAYLLKPSSIVFLVAYILIKLLILMTTSKKIELKKLILIILLFCLPLAGTVKLFHLFEDHQKLIVLDKDQAKPWQHFVMMGLTGSGGFSEEDTQAILSIPTKEEKINYANAKIVERLKNYGFTGYTKFLMKKHANNTDRGDFGWGRDGGPQVYVQSTDSIQTFLRDTYYQQGEKVKTVRFFMHLMWIITLVGLLFITRKKYKDDDFDALLAIFKLTILGAFLYLLLFEGGRSRYLIQYLPIIYMLSANGYYLRFSTSRKRMNIN; this is translated from the coding sequence ATGAAAAAAACACTATTCTCGCTCTTAAACTATGTATTTCTTTTATCAATTTTATACACACTTTACGGTGCACTTAGAAGTAGTTTGTTGGATATCTCAACTATTAATGATAAAATTTGGATCTTATTATTATTCCTAGTTTTTATTATTTGTATCGCATTGTATTCAGAAAACACTCGTTTGTATACTTTAAAAAAAATATCGATGTGTTTAGACTTTTTTAAAAAGAATATAGCCTTAATTACCCGTTTGTTATTCTTTTTAACTCTTATTCTACAAGTTATTCTCTTATACTACATTCACGTGCCGATCGGTTGGGATGTAGATGGGATTCACGCTAGTGTTTCTGAATTGATTAAAAATTCGCCAGACTCCATTGCTAGTATTTATTTATCAAAAAACCCGAATAATAGTCTATTTTTCTTCTTAATGTATTTTATAAGTCAAATAGGTAATTTTTTCCATCACTCTTTAGGTTATTCTTGGATGTACTGGCAACTAGTGAATACGATTTTTATGGATATTGGTTTCATTTTTATCTTTTTAGCAGCAAAAAATCTATTCAATAAGCAAATTGCCTATCTCTCCTTTTACTTAGCGTTTATCCCATTAGCTTTATCTCCATGGATTCTAGTCATTTATACAGATACGATCATGTTGCCAGTCATTGGCTTTATTTTTTGGCTTTATTCATTAGCTCAAAAAAATAACAACTTGGCTTTAATCGTTATTTTAGGCACTTCTATTGCTATTGCTTATCTATTGAAACCTTCTTCTATTGTTTTTCTAGTTGCATATATACTTATCAAACTATTGATCTTAATGACGACTTCTAAAAAGATAGAACTAAAAAAATTGATTCTCATTATTTTACTTTTTTGTCTACCTTTGGCTGGAACAGTAAAACTTTTTCATCTATTCGAAGATCACCAAAAACTTATTGTTCTTGATAAGGATCAAGCCAAACCATGGCAACATTTTGTAATGATGGGATTAACTGGCTCAGGGGGATTCAGTGAAGAAGATACACAGGCTATCCTATCGATCCCTACAAAAGAAGAGAAAATCAACTATGCAAATGCTAAAATCGTAGAACGACTTAAAAATTATGGTTTTACAGGTTATACAAAATTTCTAATGAAAAAACATGCAAACAATACTGATCGCGGTGATTTCGGCTGGGGTAGAGATGGTGGTCCTCAAGTATATGTACAGTCAACCGATTCTATACAAACATTTTTACGGGATACTTACTATCAACAAGGTGAAAAAGTTAAAACAGTCCGTTTCTTTATGCATTTAATGTGGATTATTACCTTGGTTGGTCTGTTGTTCATTACAAGAAAAAAGTATAAAGATGATGATTTTGATGCTTTATTAGCTATATTTAAATTAACTATTTTAGGTGCATTTTTATACCTACTTTTATTTGAAGGCGGTAGATCTAGATATTTGATTCAATACCTCCCTATCATCTATATGTTATCTGCCAATGGCTATTACCTTAGATTTTCAACATCCAGAAAAAGAATGAACATAAATTAA
- a CDS encoding YerC/YecD family TrpR-related protein encodes MKIDKIQDGHGDEFFRSLLALETLEDCYNYFDDLMTLKELDSMIQRFEIAKLLLLNKTYTDIAEATGSSTTTISRVKRILDEGNGGLLEMVHRIDEQDGEELHH; translated from the coding sequence ATGAAAATCGACAAGATACAAGACGGCCACGGCGATGAGTTTTTCCGTTCTCTATTAGCTTTAGAAACATTGGAAGATTGTTACAATTACTTTGACGACTTGATGACATTAAAAGAACTTGATTCTATGATTCAACGGTTTGAAATCGCAAAGCTACTATTACTAAATAAAACCTATACTGACATCGCTGAAGCAACTGGTAGCAGTACCACGACTATTTCTCGAGTAAAACGAATTTTAGATGAAGGGAACGGCGGATTGCTCGAGATGGTTCATAGAATTGATGAACAAGATGGCGAAGAGCTTCATCACTAA
- the tyrS gene encoding tyrosine--tRNA ligase, producing the protein MTNIIDELEWRGAINQQTDSEGLRAYVETESISLYCGVDPTGDSMHIGHLIPFMMLKRFQAFGHHPFILIGGATGTIGDPSGRTTERQLQTMETVQHNVDSLTRQMEKLFAVDTDNTLTLVNNYDWTHSLTLLDFLRDFGKFFNINTMLAKDIVASRLETGISFTEFTYQILQSMDFLHLFQNNNVRMQIGGADQWGNITAGLDLIRKKEGADAKAFGLTIPLMLKADGTKFGKTAGGAVWLDPEKTTPYEFYQFWVNQDDRDVIKYLKFFTFLTKEEIDALEVKVETEPHLREAQRILAAEMTKFVHSEADLNDALAISEALFSGNVKNLTSKQIEEGFKNMPTVETETLDQNLVDWLIELGIEPSKRQAREDITNGAISINGDRIKELDFVVTSDHSFDGKFIIVRKGKKKYTLVKLISK; encoded by the coding sequence ATGACAAACATTATTGATGAATTAGAATGGCGTGGCGCCATCAACCAACAAACAGATAGCGAAGGTTTACGCGCATACGTTGAAACCGAGAGCATTTCACTATATTGCGGTGTGGATCCTACAGGAGATAGCATGCATATTGGGCATTTGATTCCTTTTATGATGCTAAAAAGATTCCAAGCATTTGGACACCATCCATTTATTTTGATCGGTGGCGCAACTGGAACGATTGGAGACCCAAGTGGAAGAACAACAGAACGTCAGTTACAAACAATGGAAACAGTTCAACATAACGTTGACTCTTTAACACGTCAAATGGAAAAATTATTTGCAGTCGACACTGACAACACATTGACGCTGGTCAACAACTACGATTGGACACATAGTCTTACTCTATTAGATTTCCTAAGAGACTTTGGTAAATTCTTTAACATCAACACCATGCTTGCAAAAGATATCGTAGCGAGTCGTTTGGAAACGGGAATTTCATTTACAGAATTCACGTACCAAATCCTACAATCAATGGACTTTTTACACCTATTCCAAAATAACAACGTCCGCATGCAAATTGGTGGTGCTGACCAATGGGGGAATATCACAGCTGGTCTGGATTTGATTCGAAAAAAGGAAGGCGCAGATGCCAAAGCCTTTGGTTTAACGATTCCATTGATGTTAAAAGCAGATGGCACAAAATTTGGTAAAACTGCTGGTGGTGCCGTTTGGCTTGATCCAGAAAAAACAACTCCTTACGAGTTCTACCAATTCTGGGTAAACCAAGATGATCGTGACGTAATCAAATACTTGAAATTCTTTACCTTCTTAACAAAAGAAGAAATCGATGCACTTGAAGTCAAAGTAGAAACTGAACCACATTTACGTGAAGCACAGCGCATATTAGCTGCTGAAATGACTAAATTTGTGCATAGTGAAGCGGACTTAAATGACGCATTAGCGATTTCAGAAGCATTGTTTTCTGGTAATGTAAAAAATCTAACGTCAAAACAAATTGAAGAAGGCTTTAAAAACATGCCAACTGTTGAAACAGAAACGCTTGATCAAAACCTTGTAGATTGGTTGATTGAATTAGGCATTGAGCCTTCAAAACGCCAAGCTAGAGAAGATATTACAAATGGCGCAATTTCAATCAATGGTGACCGTATCAAAGAATTAGACTTTGTTGTAACCTCAGATCACAGCTTTGATGGGAAATTCATCATTGTTAGAAAAGGGAAAAAAAAATATACTTTAGTAAAATTGATTTCTAAGTAA
- the tyrP gene encoding tyrosine-tyramine antiporter, producing the protein MNKKLSLFGLIGITMAFFGTVRSVPTLASTGWAQIFYMLIAACCFALPIALISAELSTGWPEEGGPQVWVRNAFGEKWGFVTSWLLWVQMFFGMVMVASTVGVLLGYVINRPDLGHNNLFIFIMILISYWGITLLNLKFDMVKIAGDWGAVIGVYIPFVALVILGMMYMAKHGINQDSYLGHFEASKLLPDFSDLGSLPTLTGIIFIFAGVEISSVHANNIDNPKRNYPIAVIASVLLLVVFNLAAGLSVADSVPAGKMELANITQPFVIMTQDLGIPAIFNNIISLMILIGVLVQLSAWVLGPSKSMIKVAEEGNLPPFFQKRNAKGIPIVFVMIQAIVISLVSFLYVVVPDISAAFLIITITTTILYCVVYLLISLSAIKLRYSMPNVERPFRLGSKGNGLMWFVSVLAIVSVIVTILVSLIPPTSVPQSGHVAYVIYQVAATVIMIGIALIIYKNKKPEWKKLDK; encoded by the coding sequence ATGAATAAGAAATTATCATTATTTGGATTAATCGGAATTACCATGGCCTTTTTCGGAACGGTTCGTAGTGTTCCAACGTTAGCATCGACAGGATGGGCACAAATATTTTATATGTTGATTGCAGCTTGTTGTTTTGCTTTACCAATTGCGTTGATTTCAGCTGAATTATCAACTGGTTGGCCAGAAGAAGGCGGACCACAAGTTTGGGTGCGTAATGCTTTTGGTGAAAAATGGGGTTTTGTTACGTCATGGTTATTATGGGTACAAATGTTTTTCGGAATGGTAATGGTAGCATCAACTGTTGGTGTATTACTTGGTTATGTAATCAACCGTCCCGATCTTGGACACAATAACTTATTTATTTTCATTATGATATTGATTTCATATTGGGGTATTACATTACTTAATTTGAAATTTGACATGGTTAAAATTGCTGGTGACTGGGGTGCTGTGATCGGTGTCTATATTCCTTTTGTTGCACTAGTTATTTTAGGGATGATGTACATGGCAAAACATGGGATCAACCAAGATAGTTATTTAGGTCATTTTGAAGCAAGCAAGTTATTACCAGATTTTAGTGACTTAGGTAGCTTACCAACCTTGACAGGGATCATCTTCATTTTTGCCGGAGTAGAAATTTCTTCTGTTCACGCCAATAATATTGATAATCCAAAACGGAATTATCCAATCGCGGTTATTGCATCTGTTTTACTATTAGTGGTCTTCAACTTAGCGGCTGGCTTAAGTGTAGCAGATAGCGTACCAGCTGGAAAAATGGAATTAGCAAATATTACACAACCATTTGTAATCATGACGCAAGATCTTGGAATTCCAGCGATTTTCAATAACATTATTTCTTTGATGATTTTAATCGGTGTACTTGTTCAATTAAGTGCTTGGGTTTTAGGACCAAGTAAATCAATGATCAAAGTTGCAGAAGAAGGGAATTTACCACCATTCTTCCAAAAACGTAATGCAAAAGGTATTCCAATCGTTTTTGTGATGATCCAAGCAATCGTTATTTCACTTGTTTCATTCTTGTACGTAGTAGTACCAGATATTAGTGCAGCGTTCTTGATTATTACAATTACAACAACAATTTTATATTGCGTAGTCTATCTATTGATTTCACTTTCAGCTATTAAATTGCGTTACAGCATGCCGAATGTTGAACGTCCATTTAGATTAGGCAGCAAAGGAAATGGGTTAATGTGGTTTGTTTCAGTCTTAGCTATCGTCAGTGTGATTGTTACGATCTTAGTCAGCTTGATTCCACCAACCTCTGTTCCTCAAAGTGGACATGTAGCATATGTGATTTATCAAGTAGCAGCAACTGTGATCATGATTGGTATTGCGTTGATCATTTATAAAAACAAAAAACCAGAATGGAAGAAACTCGATAAATAA
- the tdc gene encoding tyrosine decarboxylase gives MKILEEIIVKNFNTDDTNLKALFIGDKGENVDLFKELLNKMLDEHVGWRQNYMPQDLPVITPQDRSSKSFQETADNMRSVFNVLSSRLRTESLPWHSAGRFWGHMNAETLMPSIIAYTTAMLWNGNNVAYESSPATSQMEEEVGLEFATLMSYKNGWGHIAADGSIANLEGLWYARNMKSLPFAIKAVVPEMVAGKTDWELLNMSTTEVLDILDQVQDQFDEIKAQSARSGKNLDKLGKWIVPQTKHYSWLKAADIIGIGLDQVIAGEVNSEYRMDIDKLEAQIRDLAAQGIPTLGVVGVVGSTEEGQVDRIDQIIALREKLAKEGIYFYVHVDAAYGGYGRSIFLDENDQFIEWDNIEEVYVKHNIFQEKNDWLTREVYESFKAIEQAESVTIDPHKMGYIPYSAGGVVIKDIRMRDVISYFATYVFEKGADIPALLGAYILEGSKAGATAAAVWTAHKVLPLNVTGYGKLMGASIEGAYHFYHFIDGLEFKVSDKTIEIHALTKPDFNMVDYVFNEKGNTDLVKMNKLNHDFYDYASYAKGGLYNNEFITSHTDFAIEEYGHSPFEFVNSLGFSRAEWERADKVTILRAAGMSPYMNDKEVFDDYAAKIKTAIQEKLEAIYAEQ, from the coding sequence ATGAAAATATTGGAGGAAATTATCGTGAAAAATTTCAATACTGACGATACGAATTTAAAAGCATTATTTATAGGTGACAAAGGTGAAAACGTTGATTTATTCAAAGAATTATTAAATAAAATGCTCGATGAGCATGTAGGCTGGAGACAAAATTATATGCCACAAGATTTACCAGTTATTACACCGCAAGATAGAAGTTCTAAAAGTTTCCAAGAAACGGCCGACAATATGAGAAGTGTTTTCAATGTGTTGTCTTCACGTTTAAGAACAGAATCTCTTCCTTGGCACTCAGCAGGCCGTTTCTGGGGCCATATGAACGCTGAAACATTAATGCCATCAATTATTGCTTATACAACAGCAATGCTTTGGAACGGCAATAACGTGGCTTATGAATCATCACCAGCAACATCACAAATGGAAGAAGAAGTTGGCTTAGAATTTGCTACATTGATGAGCTATAAAAATGGTTGGGGTCACATCGCAGCAGATGGTTCAATCGCTAACTTAGAAGGTCTATGGTATGCCCGCAATATGAAATCTTTACCATTCGCTATCAAAGCAGTTGTACCAGAAATGGTTGCAGGTAAAACAGATTGGGAATTATTAAATATGTCTACAACAGAAGTGCTAGATATTTTAGATCAAGTGCAAGACCAATTTGATGAAATCAAAGCGCAATCTGCTCGTAGTGGTAAAAACTTAGATAAATTAGGTAAATGGATCGTACCACAAACAAAACATTATTCATGGTTAAAAGCAGCAGATATTATCGGAATTGGGTTAGATCAAGTGATTGCTGGGGAAGTCAACAGTGAATATCGCATGGATATTGATAAATTAGAAGCCCAAATCCGTGATTTAGCAGCACAAGGAATTCCTACACTTGGTGTAGTTGGGGTTGTCGGCTCAACAGAAGAAGGTCAAGTTGACCGTATCGATCAAATCATTGCATTACGTGAAAAACTAGCGAAAGAAGGCATTTATTTCTACGTACATGTGGATGCTGCCTATGGTGGTTATGGTCGCTCAATCTTCTTAGATGAAAATGACCAGTTTATCGAATGGGATAATATTGAAGAAGTTTATGTAAAACATAACATCTTCCAAGAAAAAAATGATTGGTTAACAAGAGAAGTTTATGAATCATTTAAAGCAATCGAACAAGCTGAATCAGTAACGATCGATCCACACAAAATGGGTTACATCCCTTATTCAGCTGGTGGTGTCGTGATCAAAGATATCCGCATGCGTGACGTGATTTCTTACTTTGCAACATACGTATTTGAAAAAGGTGCAGATATTCCTGCATTACTAGGAGCTTATATTCTTGAAGGGTCTAAAGCTGGTGCAACTGCAGCTGCTGTTTGGACTGCTCATAAAGTATTGCCACTAAACGTAACTGGTTATGGTAAATTGATGGGCGCAAGTATTGAAGGAGCTTATCACTTCTATCATTTCATCGATGGCTTAGAATTTAAAGTCAGTGACAAAACAATCGAAATCCATGCTTTAACAAAACCAGATTTTAACATGGTCGATTATGTATTCAATGAAAAAGGCAATACAGATCTTGTGAAAATGAATAAATTGAATCATGATTTCTATGACTATGCTTCTTATGCAAAAGGCGGATTATATAACAATGAATTCATCACATCACATACCGATTTTGCTATCGAAGAATATGGTCACAGCCCATTTGAATTTGTTAACAGCCTTGGTTTCTCTCGTGCTGAATGGGAACGTGCTGATAAAGTAACGATTTTACGTGCAGCTGGTATGTCACCATACATGAATGACAAAGAAGTCTTTGATGACTATGCAGCAAAAATCAAAACAGCGATCCAAGAAAAATTAGAAGCGATCTACGCTGAGCAATAG